In Bombus huntii isolate Logan2020A chromosome 11, iyBomHunt1.1, whole genome shotgun sequence, the sequence TTGCTAAAGgtacatacgtatgtatacaGTGTCTTGCTGCTTGAAGAAAGCGATCTAATGGGCCTACACAACGCTATTGCTAAGGTATGCGTTCGAAAACTGGTACAAGGCGACATTTAATATTGCGCTTACAGCAAATTATGCGTTCACTGACGTGAAACGACAGTCGAATAACGATCTTTGGCGTGTTTCTTATATGGGACTTGTCTAATATATTTCGaggttattaatattattgaagGGGACCTGTGTGTGTGAATGCATGTGCGTGTAACGGCTGTGGCCGTCGGCAAGTCTTTACCGTGGCAAGAAAgcaagagaaaaaaatatctGAGTCGACTTAGGCTCGGTGCAGACGAGCGATTTGCGGGAAATCGAAGTTTAGAAAATTGTATACATCAATACAGAATTTCTTCTTACGCTCATCttatattccagatttatgcTCCTATCTTTTTATTCGTTTGTATTTTTGCGCGTTTATATCTTTACAcatttacttttttatatttatatttctataagcCCAAGAAATTCCGACTTTCCTAGCACCGATAACTTTATGAAATCATTGAACACGTATTCCGTTGCTTAAGAAATTCCGTCTCCAACATTTCTCAGTCGTTCGAACAGTCCCGCAACTGTGTCGCGTGGTAAAATGTCTGCTCCGAGCCTAAATCTCGACGAGGAGTTTCACTGTAGCGTGTAACTTTCGTTACGTCGCGTCATTGTGCCGATCTGCGACAAACAGATGGATCGGCAAAATAGAGAATCGAGAAGTAAGAATCGAATCGCCGAAAGGAGAAAAACCGTGCGCGGAAGGTTTAACAGTCGTTCAGCGATAAAAACGTAAGCGAATACTGAGCTGTGTAACCGATCGTGTTAATTGATTAAAGATATGAAGGAAATATTTCCATCATTATcatacgaatatattatgcTAATGATCTTACTTCAATTTCTATCTGATTCGTCATTTGTAAAAGTTTAGCAATTATACGTGGAGTCGCGAAATACGTTAAACAAATCCCTGTTTCTCGATTATGCATTCGTTCTTCCAAGATCGCTAACACGAAAAACGATTAAAAGCTAGGATTGATTGCAGGTTGCAGGTGTCAAGGACCGACAACCACGAGCTATCTGAGCCCGCCATCACTTAGAAACCGATTGTTCCTCGAGAACCTCGTCTGCTCTCAGCTTTATCTCTTTCCAAGagttttgaatatctttgCTTTCGCTGTACCGCGAGCAAACTGCGAACCGTAGGAAGTACATGTCGTTTATCTTGGATGGCACTAAATGAATGTTTCCGGCGCCGTTGATCTTTTTCAATAAGGTCTCGTTTATGTCATTCGATCCCTGCGAATGATATCACATGTCGTTACAATGgtatattttacttttgaatatttaatcgaGATTCTTTCGTTTGGTTCTTTTGCTTCGCAATGAAAATCTGGGGATTGTTACTGGCTTTTGTCTTTAATCAGAAAATTGTGTTTCGAAATGATTTCTAAGACGATATTGTGTATTgataaaatagagataaaattattttacgacATTAGACAATTTAATCGTGatactaataatatttaaaataaaccCAGATACGTATCCctgattttcatttttacgatGTCCTTTTGGAATAATGGCGTTTTCCTATATTTAAGGAGTTTAAATTGCATTTTTGTTGCATATTATTCGTTTACTACTCTAATTAAAAGAACAACGATGAATCTGATGTGTATCATGTAGATAGAAACAACGTCGTATAATCGTGAACCGTAATAATTATCTGTCTATGATAGGTGTATCAGGATTAAATGTGACATTCGATAAAAATAGTATGATGGAAAGACTGCTCTTACCTTTAATCGGAAACAGACAAGTCCTAATATCACTTCGGCGACAATTTCGAATCGTGGATCCGAAAGAACCAGCGCTTCGAATTCATGAGCCTGGGCAACGTGGTTTCTGATATATCGTTGAAGATTTTCGACGCCATAAATCCTCAGCACGAACCAGAGTTTCAACGCTCTGAATCTTCGTCCCAATGGAATCTGCCAATGCTGTATAAAaggtaaaatattaatcttcaaatattaataaattcattcTTCTTACAAAAATGAACGACGATTCtcaaatttgataaatatagaaacgAGATACAATGTCAAGTCTTCTACTGTTGTTATATgacaattttataatagtaTTTTTTCCTACGTATGTGCGAAGAAACTTgctgaaaatgacaacgtgagttcgtgctcgccatcTATATGCGGATGCgttagttataagaaatagtaactagaagataatcctagttacaatcgatagatttaatcgataggcttaagatgcttttttgtttttatccctagttttTCTAAGGTTATTTCGGCTCACaacggtgtgatagatttatccattcaataaaataataattatcgtgatcctacctctgagtatagaaataacaacaaaaCTTCTTACTTGCCTCCGTAATATTCGATAGATAATGATCTCTTATACGAACGAAAAAAGTTGTAGTTATCATTAACGAACTATCTTACCCTATAGTCAGGAGCAGAACCTTGCATATCGTGCTTTAGATACAGAGGATCCACATTGAAAGCATTGATAACGTATGTCGGATCCTTTAACCACATTGTCGAACAATCAAAATTCACCAACATCCATTTGTGTGGATTGAAATTGAAGGAATCTGCCAATTCGGTGCCTTTCATTAAATATCGGAATTCCGGGCAAATAAACGCTGAACCtaacgaagaaaatagttCAGGTAATAAATTCTAGCCTCGTAATATTTATTAGATATATTATATgtgtaattgtttaaaataccAGCATAAGCTGCATCAACATGTAGCCAAACATTCTCACGATTTGCGACCACACCCATTTCATCGACACGATCGAATGCACAAGAGCAAGTGGTTCCCAAAGTGGCGACAGcctgtaaaataaaaatgaaacgaaagtCGATTTTATTCGATcagtataaattttatattcgttaatGAGACCTTTAGTTGAAGTTTCAAAGTGTTAAACATTCAATAATTTGTCACAAATGTTTGAActggaataaaatattttatcttatgATTACAGGAATCGTTTCGTTATTGCTAGGGAGAATGTACATAATATGTGTCTGGAAAAGCTGCGCTAGTATCGTATGcgtacgaatttgcatacgaATACAATGAACTTACGTAGAATGGAATCAGTCCTTGTTCTTTATCCTTGCGAATGGCCTCTGCCAGTGTCTCACCGCGAAGTTTATATTTCGAATCGGCTTCTAGCAATCGGAACTTTACGCCTCCGAGAAGACCAGCTCGTTCTACAGAGCTGTGAGCTTGACCTGAGCAACAAATTAATAACTGCGATAGAATATACTATCTTCATCTGCAATAAATCTAGTTATTTACTTCGTATCTAGTTTTATAACTAATTCATCGAAGGAAGcaaatataaagaaagaaacaaggaATTTGATAAATCGTCGAATGGAATGCTAAATTCTGTACAATTCCCACTCGAATTATTCTCTACTTATTATTTCCAAGTTTATTGTTAAACTGCGAGacgtttctctctctttcttttgtttcaacACCGAATCAATGCATccatcatttttttttaattattccatCTGAATACAAACAATCCAAGCGTGATTGCCACTCAAACGTTAATCCATTAGCCGAACAAAATATGCTTTAAACTTTCCAAAACAAAAgccctttgcaatttttaatCTCGACGGTACAATAACCAATAACGACTACTTTGATCGAAGCGAATAtcaatgtaaaaagaaaaagcattaCTACAAAAGAATGGCAATCCCATGGGATATTCgtgatatttctttttcttctctgttcACGTCATCGATGCGTAGAATAACTTAGAACGGAGAACAATTAGCGAACGCCTTTTACGAAACTTTCTAC encodes:
- the LOC126871060 gene encoding aromatic-L-amino-acid decarboxylase, translated to MDPDAFKEFAKEMAEYITNYLENIRDRRVLPTVEPGYMKPLLPSEAPQKPESWKDVMADIEKVIMPGVTHWHSPKFHAYFPTAQSYPAIVADMLSGAIACIGFTWIASPACTELEVIMLDWLGKMLDLPKEFLACSGGKGGGVIQGTASEATLVALLGAKARKIRQVKEQHPDWTDNQIVEKLVAYSSCQAHSSVERAGLLGGVKFRLLEADSKYKLRGETLAEAIRKDKEQGLIPFYAVATLGTTCSCAFDRVDEMGVVANRENVWLHVDAAYAGSAFICPEFRYLMKGTELADSFNFNPHKWMLVNFDCSTMWLKDPTYVINAFNVDPLYLKHDMQGSAPDYRHWQIPLGRRFRALKLWFVLRIYGVENLQRYIRNHVAQAHEFEALVLSDPRFEIVAEVILGLVCFRLKGSNDINETLLKKINGAGNIHLVPSKINDMYFLRFAVCSRYSESKDIQNSWKEIKLRADEVLEEQSVSK